A genomic stretch from Flavobacterium nitratireducens includes:
- a CDS encoding Rieske (2Fe-2S) protein gives MSKEDNLNKNWKKDFPIEKQQATNVSRRDFAKFLTLVSGGLMVGSGLVAAKAYMYPKEEVEGEHFVCKKEEVPLGGTRAFVIDGSTIPYILIHLETGEFKAYEQKCTHLSCSVFYKPGTGIIHCPCHEGSFDANTGDVIAGPPPRALPSLDVFFKGNDIYVKAATAMQQAKQG, from the coding sequence ATGTCAAAAGAAGATAATTTAAATAAAAATTGGAAAAAGGATTTTCCAATTGAAAAACAACAAGCTACTAATGTAAGTCGTCGTGACTTTGCTAAGTTCCTAACTTTAGTATCCGGGGGATTGATGGTAGGTAGTGGATTAGTTGCCGCTAAAGCTTATATGTATCCAAAAGAAGAAGTAGAAGGAGAACATTTTGTATGCAAAAAAGAGGAAGTTCCGCTAGGAGGAACACGTGCTTTTGTAATCGATGGAAGCACAATTCCTTATATATTGATTCATCTGGAAACTGGCGAGTTTAAAGCATACGAACAGAAATGTACCCACCTTTCTTGTTCTGTTTTTTACAAGCCAGGAACCGGAATTATTCATTGTCCATGTCACGAGGGGTCGTTTGATGCTAATACAGGTGATGTTATTGCAGGGCCTCCGCCTAGAGCTTTGCCAAGTTTAGATGTATTTTTCAAAGGAAATGATATATATGTTAAAGCAGCAACAGCAATGCAGCAAGCAAAACAAGGATAA
- a CDS encoding DUF6755 family protein: MSNFRRSQNQSNPNKLNAILSSLIFILILNVSIQIWLLYASLNNALDNNKEILIPAFVASLILFLIGFSWLYYLPTGNNGHAKK; encoded by the coding sequence ATGAGTAATTTTAGAAGAAGTCAGAATCAATCCAATCCTAATAAATTAAACGCCATTCTTTCGTCGTTAATTTTTATATTAATACTGAATGTGAGTATCCAAATTTGGTTGTTGTATGCTTCATTGAATAATGCTTTGGATAACAATAAAGAGATTCTTATTCCTGCATTTGTGGCCTCTTTAATTTTGTTTTTGATAGGTTTTAGCTGGTTGTATTATTTGCCAACAGGAAATAACGGTCATGCTAAAAAATAA
- a CDS encoding TonB-dependent receptor encodes MIANFSIAATDTNGINENFDSTLNVCSYFLMDSDIKGKVHNPNYYFNNSNPARLNHLDLLLLTQGWRDFVWKKFPNLNVNKNFKVEKGISITGKVENLFGTTAKENNQVQMILLNNKATAMLNGTTDVNGKFEFNNIVFKGTATMLLNTKNQKGKNSGEFVLDSIYNPPMAVDFKAFKPLNEEESQISQLKTNLRNKNILFNIPEENQLKDVIITAKKKKDDTTESRYGFADFTYIPEEKGPRSSNIFILLQIAIPNLTATANSVRFNRYNGPPIILVDGIETDMNLLSSISTDDIAKIEAIKGPGAAVYGSQGANGALIIYTKLGKGSTTSKKVFHSIAMPIDGYQNTQFFYSPDYSQPKPLENNKADIRNTLYWNPYVKPDEKGNATISYYNNEVDTTVNIDLERITNNGIPIVIKSSYQIKK; translated from the coding sequence TTGATAGCTAACTTTTCAATAGCTGCAACGGACACTAATGGTATAAACGAAAATTTTGACAGCACATTGAATGTTTGTTCTTATTTCCTCATGGATTCGGATATTAAAGGAAAAGTACACAATCCAAATTATTATTTCAACAATTCAAATCCTGCAAGACTAAATCATTTAGATTTACTTTTATTAACCCAAGGATGGCGAGATTTTGTTTGGAAAAAATTCCCAAACCTCAACGTAAATAAAAACTTTAAAGTAGAAAAAGGAATTTCTATTACTGGAAAAGTGGAGAATTTATTTGGCACTACTGCCAAAGAAAATAATCAAGTTCAAATGATACTTTTAAATAACAAAGCTACCGCAATGCTAAATGGCACTACTGATGTGAATGGAAAATTTGAATTTAATAATATTGTTTTCAAAGGCACCGCTACCATGCTACTCAATACAAAAAATCAAAAAGGAAAAAACAGTGGCGAATTTGTATTGGACTCCATTTACAATCCGCCCATGGCTGTCGATTTTAAAGCTTTTAAACCTCTGAATGAAGAAGAAAGCCAAATATCTCAGCTTAAAACCAACCTTCGTAATAAAAACATTCTATTTAATATTCCTGAAGAAAATCAATTGAAAGATGTAATTATTACTGCAAAAAAGAAAAAAGATGACACCACTGAAAGTCGCTACGGTTTTGCCGATTTCACTTATATTCCTGAAGAAAAAGGCCCTCGATCTTCTAATATTTTTATACTGCTGCAAATTGCCATTCCTAATCTAACAGCTACTGCTAATTCAGTTCGTTTTAACCGTTATAATGGCCCACCAATTATTTTAGTTGATGGAATAGAAACGGATATGAATCTTTTGTCTTCTATTTCTACCGATGATATTGCTAAAATTGAAGCTATAAAAGGCCCTGGAGCTGCTGTTTATGGTTCACAAGGTGCCAATGGAGCCTTAATTATCTATACCAAACTTGGAAAAGGAAGCACTACAAGTAAAAAAGTTTTTCACTCTATAGCCATGCCTATCGATGGATATCAAAATACCCAATTTTTCTACTCTCCAGATTACAGTCAACCAAAGCCATTAGAAAATAATAAAGCTGATATTCGAAACACCTTATATTGGAATCCTTACGTTAAGCCTGATGAAAAAGGAAACGCTACAATTTCGTATTATAACAATGAAGTTGACACAACTGTAAATATCGATTTAGAAAGAATAACCAATAATGGCATCCCTATAGTAATTAAAAGCAGTTATCAAATTAAAAAATAA
- a CDS encoding 2-hydroxyacid dehydrogenase → MKQDELTQIPKVAFFSTQAYDKTFFEKYNSDFGYELDFFESQLNEQTVKLIATTDVVCVFVNDIVNQSVIEQLVEKKVKVIALRCAGFNNVDLEAAKKYNLKVCRVPAYSPEAVAEHAMAMILTLNRKTHKAYNRVREQNFSLNGLLGFDLHGKTVGIIGTGNIGKAFAKIVKGFGCKVLAFDLVPNEELVDLGVNYVSLETIFKESNIISLHCPLNDTTKYIINEKSLSLMQDNVMLINTSRGALIQTLDVIHALKRGKVGYLGIDVYEQEDKLFFKDHSEDIIEDDQIQRLMSFPNVLVTAHQAFFTNEALSQIAITTLSNIESLLAKKEIDNKAALLV, encoded by the coding sequence ATGAAACAAGATGAATTAACACAGATTCCTAAAGTTGCTTTTTTCTCCACTCAGGCTTACGATAAAACATTTTTTGAAAAATACAATTCGGATTTTGGATATGAATTGGATTTTTTTGAAAGTCAATTAAATGAACAGACGGTTAAATTAATAGCAACTACCGATGTGGTTTGTGTTTTTGTAAATGATATCGTAAATCAATCGGTTATTGAGCAATTGGTTGAAAAAAAGGTAAAAGTTATCGCTTTGCGATGTGCCGGTTTTAATAATGTCGATTTGGAAGCGGCTAAAAAATACAATTTAAAAGTGTGTCGAGTTCCTGCTTATTCACCAGAAGCAGTTGCTGAACATGCTATGGCGATGATTCTCACTTTAAACCGAAAAACACATAAAGCGTACAATCGGGTGCGTGAACAAAATTTTTCCCTAAACGGATTGTTAGGGTTTGATTTGCATGGTAAAACAGTTGGAATTATAGGAACAGGAAATATCGGAAAAGCTTTTGCTAAAATTGTAAAAGGTTTTGGTTGTAAAGTATTGGCTTTTGATTTGGTTCCCAACGAAGAGTTGGTCGATTTAGGTGTAAATTATGTTTCTTTAGAAACTATTTTTAAAGAATCGAATATTATATCGCTGCATTGTCCTTTGAATGATACCACGAAATACATCATCAATGAAAAATCACTTTCGTTAATGCAAGATAATGTCATGCTGATAAATACAAGTCGAGGTGCTTTAATTCAAACGTTGGATGTGATTCACGCCTTGAAAAGAGGAAAAGTAGGTTATTTAGGAATTGATGTTTACGAACAAGAAGATAAGTTGTTTTTCAAAGATCACTCTGAAGATATTATTGAAGATGATCAAATACAGCGTTTAATGAGTTTTCCAAATGTGTTGGTTACGGCACATCAGGCGTTTTTTACGAATGAAGCCTTGTCCCAAATAGCGATTACTACTTTGAGTAATATTGAGTCTTTATTAGCTAAAAAGGAAATTGATAATAAGGCGGCTTTGTTGGTGTAA
- the lysS gene encoding lysine--tRNA ligase, which yields MALSEQEIIRREKLQSLRNLGINPYPANLFPVNHTSKQIKDNFEEGKRVIVAGRLMSVRDQGKACFAELQDSEGRIQLYVNRDVLCPEEDKTLYNQVFKKLTDLGDFIGIEGELFTTQVGAKCIRVEGFTFLSKTLRPLPLPKVDEEGNVYDAFTDAELRYRMRYVDLTVNPTVKETFIKRTKLFSAMREYFNNAGYLEVDTPVLQSIPGGASARPFITHHNSLDIPLYMRIANELYLKRLIVGGFEGVYEFSRNFRNEGMDRTHNPEFTAMEIYVAYKDYNWMMDFAEGLLEHCAIAVNGTSEVTFGEHKISFKAPFARVTMTDSIKHFTGFDISGKTEQELFEAAKGMGIEVDETMGKGKLIDEIFGAKCEGNYIQPTFITDYPKEMSPLCKEHRDNPELTERFELMVCGKEIANAYSELNDPIDQRERFEEQMRLSEKGDDEANGIIDEDFLRALEYGMPPTSGMGIGMDRLIMYLTNNASIQEVLLFPQMRPEKKITVELTDEEKFILDVLKGNENKMDLTQLKIAANLSGKKWDAAMKGLAKHGLTKVAVDGESKVVEFVG from the coding sequence ATGGCATTATCAGAACAAGAAATCATCCGAAGAGAAAAACTGCAATCTTTACGCAACTTAGGAATTAACCCTTATCCTGCGAATCTTTTTCCTGTAAATCATACTTCAAAGCAAATTAAGGACAATTTTGAAGAAGGAAAACGTGTGATTGTTGCTGGTCGTTTGATGAGTGTGAGAGATCAAGGAAAGGCTTGTTTTGCTGAATTACAAGATAGCGAAGGACGTATTCAATTGTACGTGAACCGCGATGTTTTGTGCCCTGAAGAAGATAAAACCTTATACAACCAAGTTTTCAAAAAATTGACTGACTTAGGTGACTTTATTGGTATTGAAGGCGAATTATTTACGACACAAGTAGGTGCAAAATGTATTCGTGTAGAGGGCTTTACGTTTTTAAGTAAAACATTGCGTCCGTTACCATTACCAAAAGTAGATGAAGAAGGTAATGTTTATGATGCCTTTACTGATGCTGAATTGCGTTACCGTATGCGATATGTGGATTTAACGGTTAACCCAACGGTAAAAGAAACGTTTATCAAAAGAACAAAATTGTTCAGTGCGATGCGTGAATACTTTAACAATGCTGGCTATCTAGAGGTTGACACCCCAGTACTCCAATCGATTCCTGGTGGTGCTTCTGCAAGACCATTTATTACGCATCACAATTCGCTTGACATTCCGCTTTATATGCGTATTGCAAACGAATTATATTTAAAACGATTAATTGTTGGTGGATTTGAAGGTGTTTATGAATTTTCAAGAAACTTCCGTAACGAAGGAATGGACAGAACCCATAATCCTGAATTTACCGCAATGGAAATATATGTAGCCTACAAAGACTACAACTGGATGATGGATTTTGCTGAAGGTTTGTTAGAGCACTGTGCCATTGCAGTAAATGGCACAAGCGAAGTGACTTTTGGTGAGCATAAAATAAGTTTCAAAGCGCCATTTGCCCGTGTAACGATGACTGACTCAATTAAACATTTTACTGGTTTTGACATTTCTGGAAAAACAGAACAAGAATTGTTTGAAGCAGCCAAAGGAATGGGAATCGAGGTTGATGAAACAATGGGTAAAGGAAAATTAATCGATGAAATTTTTGGAGCAAAATGCGAAGGAAATTACATCCAACCAACATTCATTACTGATTATCCAAAAGAAATGTCGCCACTTTGTAAAGAGCACCGCGATAATCCTGAATTGACGGAGCGTTTTGAATTAATGGTTTGTGGTAAAGAAATTGCCAATGCTTATTCGGAATTGAATGACCCAATTGACCAAAGAGAGCGTTTTGAAGAACAAATGCGTTTATCAGAAAAAGGGGATGACGAAGCAAACGGAATTATCGATGAAGATTTCTTAAGAGCACTAGAATACGGTATGCCTCCAACTTCTGGAATGGGAATTGGAATGGATCGTTTAATTATGTATTTAACAAATAATGCTTCTATCCAAGAAGTATTGTTGTTCCCTCAAATGCGTCCTGAGAAAAAAATCACAGTTGAATTGACCGATGAAGAAAAATTCATTTTAGATGTATTAAAAGGAAATGAAAATAAAATGGATTTAACGCAACTTAAAATTGCTGCTAATTTAAGCGGTAAAAAATGGGATGCTGCCATGAAAGGTTTAGCAAAACATGGTTTGACTAAAGTAGCTGTTGACGGAGAAAGTAAAGTGGTGGAATTTGTAGGATAA
- the lipB gene encoding lipoyl(octanoyl) transferase LipB: MNKKIQLQDLGKRDYKSTWEFQEELFKGIVDLKIQNRREESNTPTPNYFLFVEHPHVYTLGKSGDFENLLLSEKQLEAKGATFYKINRGGDITYHGPGQIVGYPILDLENFFTDIHKYLRLLEETIILTLQEYGLDCSRSEGETGVWLGVGTPFARKICAMGVRASRWVTMHGFALNVNADLGYFDNIIPCGIRGKAVTTLNVELGVEKVDEEEVKAKILKHFIQLFEAEFVTV, translated from the coding sequence ATGAACAAAAAAATCCAACTTCAGGACTTAGGAAAAAGAGATTATAAATCGACTTGGGAATTTCAAGAGGAATTATTCAAAGGAATTGTAGATCTTAAAATTCAAAACCGAAGAGAAGAATCCAATACGCCTACGCCTAATTATTTTCTTTTTGTGGAACATCCTCATGTATATACGCTTGGAAAAAGCGGTGATTTTGAAAATTTATTGTTGTCAGAAAAGCAATTAGAAGCCAAAGGTGCTACTTTTTATAAAATTAATCGAGGTGGTGATATTACCTATCACGGACCGGGGCAAATAGTAGGTTATCCTATTTTAGACTTAGAAAATTTCTTTACTGATATTCATAAATATTTACGTTTGCTGGAAGAAACCATTATCTTGACTTTACAGGAATATGGTTTGGATTGCAGCAGAAGTGAAGGGGAAACTGGAGTTTGGCTTGGGGTAGGAACGCCATTTGCTCGTAAAATATGTGCTATGGGGGTTCGTGCTTCGCGTTGGGTGACCATGCACGGATTTGCTCTAAATGTCAATGCCGATTTGGGTTATTTTGATAATATCATTCCTTGTGGTATTCGCGGAAAAGCGGTTACTACTTTGAATGTGGAATTAGGTGTTGAAAAAGTAGATGAAGAAGAAGTGAAAGCTAAAATCTTGAAGCATTTTATTCAATTGTTTGAAGCGGAATTTGTAACTGTTTAA
- a CDS encoding ribonuclease HII, with protein MLASNYSTFILEAGTDEAGRGCLAGPVTAAAIILPSDFHNSTLNDSKQLSEKVREKLRPIIEEQAVSFAVTHLFPNEIDEINILNASMKGMQESVLQLNPTPEFIIVDGNRSLNAKLGLKNAYGKQFSPDEIQLLKSIPNQSIVKGDSKYLSIAAASVLAKTYRDEYMDKIHEEFPMYNWKKNKGYPTTEHREAIKKYGVTKYHRMSFRLLPEQLTLDL; from the coding sequence ATGCTTGCCTCTAACTATTCTACATTTATTCTTGAAGCAGGAACCGATGAAGCCGGTCGTGGTTGCTTGGCTGGTCCTGTAACCGCTGCGGCGATAATTCTTCCATCAGACTTCCATAATTCAACATTAAATGACAGTAAACAATTATCTGAAAAAGTTAGAGAAAAATTACGTCCCATAATAGAAGAACAAGCCGTGAGTTTTGCTGTTACTCATCTATTTCCAAATGAAATTGATGAAATCAACATCCTAAATGCTTCAATGAAAGGCATGCAAGAATCGGTTTTACAATTAAATCCAACTCCCGAATTTATTATTGTGGATGGTAACCGCTCTTTGAATGCCAAATTAGGATTAAAAAACGCTTATGGAAAACAATTTTCTCCTGATGAAATTCAACTTTTAAAGTCAATTCCAAATCAAAGTATTGTAAAAGGGGATTCTAAATATTTGAGCATTGCTGCCGCTTCTGTTTTGGCCAAAACCTATCGAGATGAATATATGGACAAAATTCACGAAGAATTCCCAATGTACAACTGGAAAAAAAATAAAGGCTACCCAACAACCGAACATCGGGAAGCCATCAAAAAATATGGGGTAACTAAGTACCACCGCATGAGTTTTAGATTATTGCCGGAACAACTAACCTTAGATTTGTGA
- a CDS encoding putative porin, protein MLFSQNNTRGEEPKRSFADRLKGGPNAKEKDTGKVATIDMYRFITLERDTTYLDTALTVEREYSHNYLRRDLFGLLAFPNEGQAYNTLQYSLTQHTPFPEMGFKAKHFNFLEANQIRYASVATPVTELYFKSILARGHSVDSFFAVNLSPNLNLSIAYKGLRSEGKYINELASTGSFRFMMSYNTTSKRYLIKSHFTSQDALNEENGGITTNNDFESEDAKFKNRQRLQVYLTDAESFLRAKRFFVDHIFRVNPNAAANNLYVTHQFNFENKFYRYNQPTLLSSVGTRNVYRFGDAIVTSNLSDQTHYNKMYNKAGLVYENTTLGKFQFFIDDFRSNFYYNRILILDEGVIPSVLSRNINNVGGQYEYWKNKWHGRFLLSKAISKQTISNIEAKLDYNLNEDFQFVFGYQNISKLPNDIYNLYQSEYENYNWSNNFANEKINIISGEAVTPWLDGSMQIATLTDHVYFENKSADNSQQLISPNQFGGTIKYLSLKLSKEITFGKFALNNTVLYQKVDQSQAVLNVPDLVVRNTFYFSNYFFQRALFVQTGITFNYFTKYYANEYNPVIGEFFVQQQKQIGNYPNFDFFFNAKIQRTRVYIKAEHFNSAYTGNNFYSSPSYPFRDMAIRFGVIWNFFN, encoded by the coding sequence ATGTTGTTTTCTCAAAACAATACAAGAGGTGAGGAGCCTAAGAGAAGTTTTGCTGACCGATTAAAAGGAGGACCTAATGCTAAAGAAAAAGATACTGGTAAAGTGGCTACTATTGATATGTATCGATTCATTACCTTAGAAAGGGATACAACTTATTTAGATACTGCTCTCACGGTAGAAAGAGAGTATAGTCATAATTACCTTCGAAGAGATCTTTTTGGTTTGCTAGCCTTTCCTAACGAAGGACAAGCATATAATACACTGCAATATAGTTTAACGCAGCATACTCCTTTTCCTGAAATGGGATTTAAGGCCAAGCATTTTAATTTTTTAGAAGCGAATCAAATTCGATATGCCTCTGTTGCAACACCTGTAACCGAATTGTATTTTAAATCTATTTTGGCAAGAGGTCATTCTGTAGATTCTTTCTTTGCTGTCAATTTATCTCCTAATTTGAATTTGTCTATTGCTTATAAAGGATTACGTTCTGAGGGAAAATATATAAATGAATTGGCAAGTACGGGGAGTTTCAGGTTTATGATGAGTTATAATACTACGAGTAAACGCTATCTTATCAAATCCCATTTTACCTCTCAAGATGCTTTGAATGAAGAAAATGGAGGGATTACAACTAATAATGATTTTGAAAGCGAAGATGCTAAATTTAAAAACAGACAGCGTTTGCAAGTCTATTTAACGGATGCGGAATCTTTTTTAAGGGCCAAACGTTTTTTTGTGGATCATATTTTTCGTGTGAATCCTAATGCTGCAGCCAATAATTTGTATGTCACACACCAATTTAATTTTGAAAACAAATTTTACAGATACAATCAGCCTACTTTGCTTTCTAGCGTAGGAACTCGTAATGTTTATCGATTTGGTGATGCCATTGTGACCTCTAATTTGTCTGATCAAACCCACTATAATAAAATGTATAATAAAGCGGGCTTGGTTTATGAAAACACTACTTTAGGTAAATTTCAATTTTTTATTGATGATTTTAGAAGCAACTTTTATTACAATAGAATTTTGATTTTGGATGAGGGTGTTATTCCTTCTGTTTTGTCAAGAAATATCAATAATGTTGGAGGTCAGTATGAATATTGGAAAAACAAATGGCACGGTAGATTTTTGCTTTCAAAAGCAATTAGCAAACAAACGATATCTAACATTGAAGCAAAATTAGACTATAATCTTAATGAGGATTTTCAGTTTGTTTTTGGTTATCAAAATATAAGTAAATTGCCTAATGATATTTATAATTTGTACCAAAGTGAATATGAAAATTACAATTGGTCGAATAATTTTGCAAACGAAAAAATCAATATAATCAGTGGAGAAGCAGTAACGCCTTGGTTAGATGGTTCTATGCAAATAGCGACTTTAACGGATCATGTGTATTTTGAAAATAAGTCGGCTGATAATTCACAACAATTAATTTCACCTAATCAATTTGGTGGAACAATTAAATACTTATCCCTTAAATTGAGTAAGGAAATAACATTTGGAAAATTTGCGCTGAATAATACCGTTTTGTATCAAAAAGTAGATCAAAGTCAAGCCGTATTAAATGTACCCGATTTAGTAGTTCGTAATACTTTTTATTTTAGTAACTATTTCTTTCAAAGGGCTTTGTTTGTTCAAACAGGGATTACATTTAATTATTTTACTAAGTACTATGCTAATGAGTACAATCCAGTAATTGGTGAATTTTTTGTGCAACAACAAAAACAAATTGGGAACTATCCTAATTTTGATTTTTTCTTTAATGCTAAAATTCAAAGAACCAGAGTTTATATAAAAGCAGAGCATTTTAATTCGGCTTATACAGGTAATAATTTCTATTCTTCGCCTTCTTATCCGTTTCGTGATATGGCCATTCGTTTTGGTGTGATTTGGAATTTCTTTAATTAG
- a CDS encoding 3'-5' exonuclease encodes MNFTAIDFETATSFHPCSVGIVTVENGIVVDEFVSLIQPPNNLYSPFTIQVHGIYPSDTARAKNFLQVFPEIQKRLQNRVVVAHNESFDRNVLLKSMAYYGLEYSHLNIAARWECTVKIYKAKGVKPTKLSDCCKLMNIELNHHEALSDARACAQLYLMK; translated from the coding sequence ATGAATTTTACAGCGATTGATTTTGAAACCGCTACCTCATTTCATCCCTGTTCAGTGGGGATTGTTACGGTAGAGAATGGAATAGTGGTAGACGAATTTGTTTCTTTGATTCAGCCTCCTAATAATCTTTATTCACCATTTACTATTCAGGTGCATGGAATTTATCCAAGTGATACTGCTAGAGCTAAAAATTTTCTTCAAGTATTTCCTGAAATTCAAAAAAGACTACAAAACAGAGTAGTAGTGGCTCATAATGAAAGTTTTGATCGTAATGTTTTGCTGAAGTCAATGGCTTATTATGGTTTAGAGTATTCGCACCTAAATATTGCTGCTCGTTGGGAATGTACAGTTAAAATTTATAAAGCCAAAGGTGTAAAACCAACTAAATTAAGTGATTGTTGCAAGTTGATGAATATCGAGTTAAATCATCACGAAGCATTATCGGATGCACGAGCCTGTGCACAGTTGTACTTGATGAAATAA
- a CDS encoding DUF2851 family protein, which yields MKEDFLHYLWKYKKWNTLDLKTTNGETISVLQAGQYLQQAGPDFFNAQITIGPQKWAGNVEIHVKSSDWYVHHHEKDEAYENVILHVVWEHDTAVFRKDNSEIPVLELKNYTDKAVLMNYQRLVAPKSWIFCEKQLKELDAFLFKNWQERLFFERLERKSKAIYQLLEETNNDWEAVLFRMLAKNFGLNTNGDIFLKIAQSIPFDVIRKESFEVENLEALLLGKANLLETEKEDNYFKNIQFRYFFLLHKYQLESKLLGQVQFFKHRPDNFPTIRLSQLANLYHLHQNLFSKISTIDTIDKAYDLFQVGPSFYWENHYQFDKESPRKAKKLSKAFVDLLLINTIVPIQFAYAKSLGKEITDDLIDLLVDVAPEKNSIIDKFHTFGIKAANSFETQSLLQLKNEYCLHGKCLHCAVGMELLKQH from the coding sequence ATGAAGGAAGATTTTTTACACTATTTATGGAAATATAAAAAGTGGAATACACTTGATTTGAAAACCACTAATGGAGAAACTATTTCAGTTCTTCAAGCTGGGCAATATCTACAGCAAGCTGGGCCTGATTTTTTTAATGCTCAAATTACAATTGGTCCACAAAAATGGGCAGGGAATGTTGAAATTCATGTAAAATCTTCCGATTGGTATGTGCATCATCATGAAAAAGACGAAGCATACGAAAACGTGATTTTACATGTTGTTTGGGAACATGATACTGCCGTTTTTAGAAAGGATAATTCTGAAATTCCTGTCTTAGAGCTCAAAAACTACACTGATAAAGCTGTTTTAATGAATTATCAAAGATTAGTTGCTCCAAAATCTTGGATTTTTTGCGAAAAACAATTGAAGGAATTGGATGCATTTCTTTTTAAAAATTGGCAAGAACGTTTGTTTTTTGAGCGTTTGGAACGAAAATCTAAAGCGATATATCAATTGTTAGAGGAAACCAATAATGATTGGGAAGCCGTATTGTTTCGTATGTTGGCTAAAAATTTTGGCTTAAATACCAATGGTGATATTTTTTTAAAAATAGCCCAATCCATTCCGTTTGATGTCATCAGAAAAGAAAGTTTTGAGGTAGAAAATCTTGAGGCTTTATTGTTAGGCAAGGCTAATCTATTAGAAACAGAAAAGGAAGATAACTATTTTAAGAATATACAGTTTAGGTATTTTTTTCTGTTACATAAATACCAATTAGAATCTAAATTGCTGGGACAAGTGCAGTTTTTTAAACATCGTCCGGATAATTTTCCTACGATACGTTTGTCGCAATTGGCCAATTTGTATCACTTACATCAAAATTTATTTTCTAAAATTAGCACTATTGATACTATCGATAAGGCATACGATTTGTTTCAGGTAGGTCCATCATTCTATTGGGAAAATCATTATCAGTTTGACAAAGAAAGTCCCAGAAAAGCAAAGAAGCTTTCAAAAGCATTTGTCGATTTGTTGTTGATTAATACCATTGTACCAATACAGTTTGCTTATGCAAAAAGCCTTGGAAAAGAAATCACCGATGATTTGATTGATTTATTAGTTGATGTTGCTCCCGAAAAAAATTCAATAATAGACAAGTTTCATACTTTCGGAATTAAGGCGGCTAATTCATTTGAAACACAATCCTTGTTGCAATTAAAAAATGAATATTGCTTGCACGGTAAATGTTTGCATTGTGCTGTAGGGATGGAATTGCTGAAGCAACATTAA
- a CDS encoding PspC domain-containing protein encodes MSAIVKLKFFFEKYGFQVSSRLADKLGMRVTSVRLFFIYISFVTVGLGFGVYLTLAFWIRLKDLIRSKRTSVFDL; translated from the coding sequence ATGTCAGCAATAGTAAAACTTAAATTTTTTTTCGAAAAGTACGGATTTCAGGTTTCTTCACGTCTTGCTGATAAACTTGGAATGCGAGTAACAAGTGTCCGACTTTTTTTTATTTATATTTCATTTGTCACGGTTGGTTTAGGGTTTGGAGTGTATTTAACTCTGGCTTTTTGGATTCGGTTAAAGGATTTAATTCGTTCAAAACGAACCTCTGTTTTTGATTTATAA